A region of Microbacterium suwonense DNA encodes the following proteins:
- a CDS encoding HpcH/HpaI aldolase family protein: MPRAEKTTGAVASAAISSASLAWRIVRARCSSKLLRSLIRPADPLHCPSTHNAGVDLVSQVLLFGLSWITTTARWTETSVASPMKEKAVTDNPDTTGFRALFHAPGPLDSQYLSSSDPAIASIVGQSGTDYVILDAEHSVYSLATLRGCIDAVAQTPARCVVRIADDSPTLIKQILDLGVDGIQVPNVSTADQAERIVKAAKYPPEGIRGIGGGRASGYGPRMNQSVSTANSSVAIIVMIESAEGIRNAADIAAVPGIDGLSVGPHDLALDLGIPMNPQHPKLLDAFHTLVAAGRASEKKVGVVCGLEDVPQWLAEGAQLFTVFFTTQVLNAAAKDTSSKMRAAFHARIDA; encoded by the coding sequence ATGCCGCGTGCGGAGAAGACCACCGGCGCAGTAGCTTCGGCCGCCATCAGCTCGGCATCCCTCGCGTGGCGCATCGTTCGAGCGCGTTGTTCATCCAAGCTCCTTCGCTCACTGATCCGGCCAGCCGATCCGCTTCACTGCCCTTCGACACATAATGCAGGAGTAGATCTGGTTAGTCAAGTGTTGCTATTTGGACTATCCTGGATCACGACGACAGCGCGATGGACCGAGACGTCCGTCGCATCACCAATGAAGGAGAAAGCTGTGACCGACAACCCCGACACGACCGGATTCCGAGCTCTGTTCCACGCACCCGGACCACTCGATTCGCAGTACCTCTCGTCCTCCGACCCAGCCATCGCCAGCATCGTCGGCCAGAGCGGCACCGACTACGTGATCCTTGATGCAGAGCACTCCGTGTACTCGCTCGCGACGCTCAGGGGCTGCATAGACGCGGTGGCGCAGACTCCGGCTCGCTGCGTGGTGAGAATCGCCGATGACTCACCTACGCTGATCAAGCAGATTCTGGACCTCGGTGTGGACGGCATTCAGGTGCCCAATGTGAGCACAGCAGATCAGGCGGAACGCATCGTCAAAGCGGCGAAATACCCACCCGAAGGGATCCGTGGAATCGGCGGAGGTCGCGCCTCCGGCTATGGTCCCCGGATGAATCAGTCGGTATCGACTGCGAACAGCTCGGTAGCGATCATCGTCATGATCGAGTCCGCGGAAGGCATCCGCAACGCGGCCGACATCGCCGCGGTGCCCGGCATAGACGGACTCTCGGTCGGCCCTCACGACCTGGCACTCGACCTCGGAATTCCAATGAATCCACAGCATCCGAAACTACTCGACGCCTTCCACACCCTGGTCGCGGCAGGACGGGCGAGCGAGAAGAAGGTCGGCGTCGTGTGCGGACTTGAGGACGTGCCTCAGTGGCTGGCCGAGGGCGCACAGCTCTTCACCGTCTTTTTCACGACTCAGGTGCTCAACGCAGCCGCGAAAGACACGTCCTCGAAGATGCGAGCCGCCTTCCACGCCCGGATCGACGCGTGA
- a CDS encoding amino acid ABC transporter ATP-binding protein gives MAAEATAPVVFSARGIHKSYGSTEILKGVDLELRRGEHVAIVGPSGSGKSTFIRCLNLLERPDQGSIALLGEPVFDAEHPGRGMKQRDLRKRVGMVFQSFNLFTTHTALQNVSLAQRRALGRSRVEADERSRDLLTRVGLGGHLGSLPSQLSGGQQQRVAIARALALDPQIMLFDEPTSAIDPEMRNEVLSVMRDLAEKGMTMVVVTHELQFAERAADRMLFLADGEVLESGSPREVLHSPKHSRVEQFVRSLEGGAG, from the coding sequence ATGGCGGCCGAAGCTACTGCGCCGGTGGTCTTCTCCGCACGCGGCATTCACAAGTCGTATGGCAGTACGGAGATACTCAAAGGCGTCGACCTCGAGTTGAGGCGCGGTGAGCATGTCGCGATCGTCGGGCCGAGTGGATCGGGTAAGAGCACGTTCATCCGGTGCCTCAACCTCCTGGAGCGTCCGGATCAGGGGAGCATCGCACTTCTCGGCGAGCCTGTCTTCGATGCGGAGCATCCGGGACGCGGGATGAAGCAGCGTGATCTGCGCAAGCGCGTGGGCATGGTGTTCCAGTCGTTCAACCTGTTCACGACGCACACCGCGCTGCAGAACGTCTCCCTCGCGCAGCGTCGTGCGCTGGGACGTTCCAGAGTCGAAGCCGACGAGCGCTCGCGCGATCTGCTCACCAGAGTCGGACTCGGCGGGCATCTCGGCAGTCTGCCCAGTCAGCTCTCCGGCGGGCAGCAGCAGCGCGTGGCGATCGCTCGCGCGCTCGCCCTCGATCCTCAGATCATGCTCTTCGACGAGCCCACGAGCGCGATCGATCCCGAGATGCGCAATGAAGTCCTCTCGGTCATGCGAGATCTCGCCGAGAAGGGCATGACCATGGTCGTGGTCACGCACGAATTGCAGTTCGCAGAGCGCGCCGCCGATCGGATGCTGTTTCTCGCCGACGGCGAGGTGCTCGAGAGCGGTTCTCCTCGTGAGGTGCTGCACTCGCCGAAGCATTCCCGGGTGGAGCAGTTCGTGAGGTCCCTCGAAGGCGGTGCCGGATGA
- a CDS encoding amino acid ABC transporter permease, which translates to MILAILLGMPLAAARRSGSGVLRFAGAGVSMLMRGIPPVVWILLIYYGFKLELFRDYPQGAAILALGIVTAAYVCDAIRAGLDSVPRGQGEAAKALALGWPSTMWQVILPQAFPIILSTTTAYSITLLKNSALASIVAVADLMFYAHAAVMRGMPPLATYFAAGAAYLLIALPLGFLVKWLEGRSVIAQVRS; encoded by the coding sequence GTGATCCTCGCGATCCTGCTGGGAATGCCGCTGGCTGCGGCACGACGATCGGGATCAGGCGTGCTCAGATTCGCCGGTGCAGGCGTCTCTATGTTGATGAGGGGCATCCCTCCGGTCGTCTGGATCCTGCTGATCTACTACGGGTTCAAGCTCGAACTGTTCCGCGACTATCCGCAAGGCGCAGCCATCCTCGCACTGGGCATCGTGACGGCCGCCTATGTCTGTGACGCGATCCGCGCCGGCCTCGACTCGGTTCCGCGCGGGCAGGGCGAGGCTGCAAAAGCTCTTGCGCTCGGGTGGCCGTCCACGATGTGGCAGGTGATTCTTCCGCAGGCCTTTCCGATCATCCTCTCCACCACCACCGCGTACTCGATCACTCTGCTGAAGAACTCCGCGCTCGCATCGATCGTGGCGGTGGCGGATCTGATGTTCTATGCCCATGCAGCCGTCATGCGAGGAATGCCGCCGTTGGCCACCTACTTCGCGGCAGGAGCTGCCTACCTGCTCATCGCGCTGCCGCTCGGTTTCCTCGTGAAATGGCTGGAGGGCCGTTCGGTGATAGCGCAGGTGCGCTCATGA
- a CDS encoding amino acid ABC transporter permease, with protein MNTITVFWDDLIRLLPGLWGSLQLAGVSLAVGLPLGFLAGLALNSAPNPLRWVTNVLVQVFRGFPALLTLYIVYFGIADVLPISRFSAVVIAFSVTAAAYLAEIFRSTIASAPRGQMEAASALGLNWAQRIAYVLLPHVTLIALVPVIGICIIVFQGTALAIAIGSTELLGTAMGYGTLHLDVMTQLLVASVLFVAVTAVLSGGEWLAQRRSDRILGKPARVPHRYRHLRASTNAPSRTRPDA; from the coding sequence ATGAACACGATCACGGTGTTCTGGGATGATCTCATCCGGTTGCTGCCGGGGCTGTGGGGGAGTCTGCAACTGGCGGGTGTGAGCCTTGCTGTCGGCCTGCCACTCGGCTTCCTCGCCGGGCTGGCGCTCAATTCGGCGCCGAATCCCTTGCGCTGGGTCACGAATGTGCTCGTGCAGGTGTTCCGCGGTTTTCCGGCGCTCCTGACTCTGTACATCGTCTACTTCGGGATCGCGGACGTGCTGCCGATCTCCCGCTTCTCGGCAGTGGTGATCGCGTTCAGCGTCACGGCCGCAGCGTATCTCGCTGAGATCTTCCGTTCGACCATAGCCTCCGCTCCCAGAGGCCAGATGGAGGCCGCGAGTGCTCTCGGCCTCAACTGGGCGCAGCGAATCGCGTACGTTCTGCTGCCGCACGTCACACTCATCGCGCTCGTTCCGGTCATCGGAATATGCATCATCGTGTTCCAGGGGACTGCGCTTGCAATTGCGATCGGGAGCACCGAACTACTCGGAACCGCCATGGGATACGGGACCCTGCATCTCGACGTGATGACTCAGTTGCTCGTTGCCTCGGTGCTCTTCGTCGCGGTGACCGCCGTGCTCTCCGGGGGCGAGTGGCTGGCCCAGCGCCGCAGTGACCGCATTCTCGGCAAGCCCGCGCGGGTGCCGCACCGCTACAGGCATCTCAGAGCGAGCACGAACGCGCCATCACGGACCAGACCCGATGCCTGA
- a CDS encoding substrate-binding periplasmic protein: protein MRAAVRRRRNDRFAGRGEGCVPAHAFPTLADGVLTIVAGESPVNFHSETPQGPYTGISYELVSEFAAENCLSLDVTLGTAGGSQLALQEGQADLMVTMAIATPERKQVFNLSDRILFEGMGIVSSDGSYKTVEDLKGRQIGVQTGASWGRSFASCTAAMSSSTPISPPSAPT, encoded by the coding sequence ATGCGCGCCGCAGTCAGAAGGCGCCGCAACGACCGCTTCGCCGGGCGCGGGGAGGGATGCGTCCCGGCGCATGCGTTCCCCACCCTCGCCGATGGCGTGCTCACGATAGTCGCGGGAGAGTCTCCGGTGAACTTCCACAGCGAGACCCCGCAGGGACCATATACGGGGATCTCCTATGAGCTGGTGTCCGAGTTCGCTGCGGAGAACTGTCTCAGTCTCGACGTCACTCTCGGCACGGCCGGGGGATCGCAACTGGCGTTGCAGGAGGGGCAGGCTGATCTGATGGTCACAATGGCGATTGCCACTCCCGAACGCAAGCAGGTGTTCAACCTGAGCGATCGTATTCTCTTCGAAGGCATGGGCATCGTCTCATCCGACGGCTCTTACAAGACCGTCGAAGACCTGAAGGGGAGGCAGATCGGCGTGCAGACCGGCGCCAGCTGGGGGCGCAGCTTCGCGAGCTGTACGGCGGCGATGTCATCGAGTACTCCGATCTCGCCTCCCTCGGCGCCGACGTGA